The Sporomusa termitida genome has a window encoding:
- a CDS encoding sigma-54 interaction domain-containing protein encodes MAELSLISQEVQQIAEAISLAVGCDVEVIDDARTRMAATGTIKHTQGQKLSHGHVYQYALQNKQTVIVDYPGRHFLCSSCIIAKECYYLLTIAAPILVDGSPVGVLAVIAFDTETANQIRQKMVNLTDFVERMASLMAAKIKEYRLLKSLDLAMAELTGILNKVEKGLVAFSADGNVLHFNKTAVDLLGLGNHPDIARGIQAAAGHFIGMDSQSRPSVVTLGLKSLLLDVETIAISGDAQSETLTLVSFRDYAAVKKTASCMTIAARPITFTDILTQNAGMQKLINFAKKIAKSSSTVLLRGESGTGKELFARAIHYESGRSGPFIPINCGAIPETLLESEFFGYDSGAFTGARREGKPGKFELAEGGTLFLDELGTMPIHLQSKLLRVLEERRVERLGGKQSFAVDVRIVAATNENLEELVQAGRFREDLFFRVNVIPIYLLPLRERVEDIPLLAAYYLNHYFEKMGKKIDRLAVEVEEAMMTYEWPGNIREFANVLEYAVNVEESSVLTLNSLPSQFDKAPAKASNPQYQTKRQELRNLLHEHGWGKAGKQQAAEILGVSLATIYRWVNAFNLKPK; translated from the coding sequence TTGGCAGAACTCAGTCTCATTAGTCAGGAAGTCCAGCAAATTGCCGAGGCCATCAGTTTGGCGGTTGGCTGTGATGTCGAGGTTATAGACGATGCGAGAACCCGGATGGCCGCAACCGGGACGATAAAACATACACAAGGGCAAAAGCTGAGCCATGGACATGTTTACCAATATGCGTTGCAAAATAAGCAGACGGTCATTGTCGATTATCCCGGCAGGCATTTTCTCTGTTCAAGCTGCATAATAGCAAAGGAATGCTATTACTTGTTAACCATTGCGGCGCCGATCCTTGTTGATGGTTCACCGGTCGGAGTTCTGGCAGTAATCGCTTTTGACACGGAGACGGCCAATCAAATCCGGCAGAAGATGGTGAATCTGACCGATTTTGTGGAACGAATGGCCAGTCTTATGGCAGCCAAGATTAAAGAGTATCGCTTGCTCAAATCACTCGACCTGGCGATGGCCGAATTAACAGGGATATTGAATAAAGTAGAAAAAGGCCTGGTGGCATTTTCTGCTGACGGCAATGTACTGCACTTTAATAAAACCGCCGTCGATTTGCTGGGGCTGGGCAATCATCCGGATATTGCCAGGGGTATTCAAGCTGCTGCGGGGCATTTTATCGGCATGGATTCCCAAAGCAGGCCAAGCGTAGTTACCCTCGGCCTTAAATCTCTCTTGCTTGATGTGGAGACCATTGCGATTTCAGGCGACGCGCAAAGTGAAACACTTACCCTGGTCAGTTTTCGTGATTACGCTGCTGTCAAGAAGACAGCCAGCTGTATGACAATCGCCGCCCGTCCCATCACGTTCACCGATATCCTGACCCAGAATGCCGGCATGCAAAAGTTAATCAACTTTGCCAAGAAAATTGCCAAATCATCCTCAACGGTTTTACTTCGCGGCGAAAGTGGCACCGGCAAGGAATTATTCGCCAGAGCCATTCATTATGAAAGTGGCCGCAGCGGGCCGTTTATCCCGATAAATTGTGGAGCAATTCCCGAGACTTTGCTGGAAAGCGAGTTTTTTGGCTATGATTCAGGGGCGTTCACCGGGGCAAGACGCGAGGGGAAACCCGGAAAATTTGAATTAGCCGAGGGCGGTACGCTGTTTCTGGATGAATTGGGGACAATGCCAATCCATCTTCAGTCGAAGCTGCTGCGGGTGCTGGAGGAGCGCAGGGTGGAACGGCTGGGAGGAAAACAATCCTTCGCGGTAGATGTTCGCATTGTCGCTGCGACGAATGAGAACCTGGAAGAACTGGTACAAGCCGGCAGATTTCGCGAAGATCTCTTTTTCCGGGTGAACGTGATTCCAATCTATCTTTTGCCGCTGCGGGAAAGGGTTGAGGATATTCCTCTGTTAGCGGCATACTATCTTAATCATTATTTCGAGAAGATGGGCAAAAAAATCGATCGCCTCGCCGTTGAGGTAGAAGAAGCCATGATGACATACGAATGGCCTGGTAACATTCGTGAGTTTGCCAATGTGCTTGAATATGCCGTTAATGTGGAAGAGAGTAGTGTGCTGACGCTCAACAGCCTGCCCTCACAATTCGACAAGGCACCGGCCAAGGCCAGCAATCCGCAATATCAAACGAAAAGGCAGGAGTTGCGAAACTTATTGCATGAACATGGCTGGGGCAAGGCAGGAAAACAGCAGGCCGCGGAAATATTGGGAGTTAGCCTGGCTACCATATATCGATGGGTCAATGCCTTTAACCTGAAGCCAAAATAG